From one Thalassospira lucentensis genomic stretch:
- the htpX gene encoding zinc metalloprotease HtpX: protein MNYVRTGLLLAGLTALFGVVGMMIGGQQGMIIALLFAAAMNVFAYWNADSMLLRMRGAKQVDDRTAPELVSMVRELAQNAGLPMPKVYVIDNPQPNAFATGRNPENAAVAATSGLMQLLDRNEIAGVMAHELAHIKNRDTLTMTITATIAGAISALANFAMFAGMFGGGRNDNNNPLGGVGMILVAILAPLGAMLVQMAISRTREYEADKIGAEICRHPMWLASALNKLDKGVRTIPNMDAERNPATAHMYIANPLSGKGVDNLFSTHPSMSNRIAKLREMAGAPQSGTTAPTKSGPWSGSAKERRVRRRPWN, encoded by the coding sequence ATGAATTATGTGCGTACAGGTTTGCTGCTGGCCGGTTTGACTGCACTGTTTGGTGTGGTTGGCATGATGATCGGTGGACAGCAGGGCATGATCATCGCATTGCTGTTTGCCGCGGCGATGAATGTGTTTGCCTATTGGAATGCGGATTCCATGCTTTTGCGCATGCGTGGTGCAAAACAGGTGGATGACCGCACGGCACCCGAACTGGTATCGATGGTGCGCGAACTGGCGCAGAATGCCGGGCTGCCGATGCCCAAGGTCTATGTGATCGATAATCCCCAGCCCAATGCATTCGCCACCGGGCGCAATCCCGAAAATGCAGCCGTCGCCGCCACCAGCGGCCTGATGCAGTTGCTCGATCGCAACGAGATTGCCGGTGTGATGGCCCATGAACTGGCCCATATCAAAAACCGCGATACCCTGACCATGACCATCACCGCCACCATCGCCGGGGCGATTTCTGCCTTGGCGAACTTTGCCATGTTTGCCGGGATGTTCGGTGGTGGTCGCAATGACAACAACAATCCGCTGGGCGGGGTGGGGATGATCCTTGTTGCCATTCTGGCACCGCTTGGCGCGATGCTGGTGCAAATGGCAATCTCGCGTACCCGCGAATATGAGGCCGACAAGATCGGGGCGGAAATCTGCCGCCATCCGATGTGGCTGGCATCAGCGCTGAACAAACTCGACAAGGGTGTTCGGACCATTCCCAATATGGATGCCGAACGCAATCCTGCGACCGCGCATATGTATATCGCCAACCCGCTTTCGGGCAAAGGCGTGGACAACCTGTTTTCAACCCATCCGAGCATGTCCAACCGTATCGCCAAATTGCGCGAAATGGCCGGCGCGCCACAATCGGGAACGACAGCGCCGACAAAATCCGGCCCGTGGTCCGGCTCGGCAAAGGAACGCCGGGTACGTCGCCGTCCCTGGAATTAA
- a CDS encoding efflux RND transporter periplasmic adaptor subunit: MQSRSKLRMLLPATAAIVAIAAGGYGLSMIGSAGADEAVAQAEPQITPVTVQGVHSQSVRLWNNFSGRLSAVEEVQLRPQVSGAIVDIRFEDGQIVKEGDILAVIDPRTYKAAVDEAKAELAAARQTLSLAAKEKARAEKLVANGTVSKRVFDERVNTHQVAQSQVNRALAQLELAEIEFDHAFVKAPIDGRVSRVELTVGNQVNAGPNAPVLTTIVSTGKIYADFDLDEQTYFASIYDANKVGGAAQQIPVRMTVAGGETISGFVHSFDNRIDTRTGTIRTRALFENSNGALLPGSFASLQLGTPGQKDVILISPEAISTDQDRKFVYVVQSDNTVAYRQVTLGSEVDGRRIVTSGLEPGDMVIVNGIMKVRPGMPVAPEILQASAS; this comes from the coding sequence ATGCAATCACGATCCAAACTGAGAATGTTGCTGCCAGCCACAGCTGCAATCGTTGCGATTGCTGCCGGTGGTTACGGGCTTAGCATGATTGGTTCCGCCGGTGCCGACGAAGCCGTCGCACAGGCCGAACCGCAAATCACCCCTGTTACCGTCCAAGGCGTCCATAGCCAGTCCGTAAGGCTGTGGAACAATTTCTCCGGCCGTCTGAGCGCGGTTGAGGAAGTCCAGCTTCGCCCGCAGGTCAGTGGTGCCATTGTTGATATCCGCTTCGAAGACGGCCAGATCGTCAAGGAAGGCGATATTCTGGCAGTCATCGATCCCCGCACTTACAAGGCCGCTGTTGACGAAGCCAAGGCCGAACTGGCTGCTGCCCGCCAGACCCTGTCGCTTGCTGCCAAGGAAAAGGCACGTGCCGAGAAACTGGTGGCCAATGGCACCGTTTCCAAACGTGTCTTTGACGAACGCGTCAACACCCATCAGGTCGCTCAAAGCCAGGTCAATCGCGCCTTGGCGCAGCTTGAGCTTGCCGAAATCGAATTTGATCATGCCTTTGTCAAGGCACCGATTGATGGCCGCGTCAGCCGTGTCGAACTGACCGTCGGCAATCAGGTGAATGCCGGGCCGAACGCCCCGGTACTGACCACGATTGTCTCGACCGGGAAAATCTATGCCGATTTCGATCTGGACGAACAAACCTATTTCGCCAGCATTTATGATGCCAACAAGGTCGGCGGTGCAGCACAGCAAATCCCGGTTCGCATGACTGTCGCCGGTGGCGAAACCATTTCGGGCTTTGTTCACAGCTTTGATAACCGGATTGATACCCGTACCGGTACCATCCGCACCCGTGCCCTGTTTGAAAACAGCAACGGCGCCTTGCTGCCCGGAAGCTTCGCCAGCCTGCAGCTTGGTACACCGGGCCAAAAGGATGTCATCCTGATTTCACCAGAAGCAATCAGCACCGATCAGGACCGTAAATTCGTTTACGTGGTCCAGTCGGATAACACGGTTGCCTATCGTCAGGTGACGTTGGGTTCCGAAGTTGACGGGCGCCGCATCGTGACATCCGGGCTTGAACCCGGTGACATGGTGATTGTGAACGGGATCATGAAAGTTCGACCCGGTATGCCTGTTGCTCCTGAAATTCTGCAGGCCTCGGCATCCTGA
- a CDS encoding Bax inhibitor-1/YccA family protein: protein MAFETRQRGYDVSVGRSAAEIDEGLRAYMLRVYNYMASALALTGIVAMAVSTSPTLMQAIFGTGLHWIVMLAPIGLVLFLSFRIHKMSFGAAQTTFWIYAALMGLSLSSIFLVYTGESIARTFFITAGTFAAMSLYGYTTKKDLSGWGSFLFMGLIGIILASVVNIFLGSTMLQFVISGAGVLIFTGLTAYDTQRIKESYHAHDDQATAGKKAIFGALQLYLDFVNLFVMLLQFFGNRE from the coding sequence ATGGCTTTTGAAACGCGTCAACGCGGCTATGACGTCTCGGTTGGCCGGTCGGCGGCCGAGATTGATGAAGGTCTCCGCGCCTATATGCTGCGTGTCTACAACTATATGGCATCCGCACTTGCCCTGACCGGTATCGTCGCGATGGCTGTGTCGACCAGCCCTACCCTGATGCAGGCGATTTTCGGAACCGGCTTGCACTGGATCGTGATGCTGGCCCCGATCGGCCTCGTCCTGTTCCTGAGCTTCCGCATCCACAAGATGAGCTTTGGTGCTGCACAGACCACATTCTGGATTTATGCGGCTCTGATGGGTCTGTCGCTGTCGTCGATCTTCCTCGTGTACACGGGTGAAAGCATCGCGCGGACCTTCTTCATCACCGCAGGCACCTTTGCCGCGATGAGCCTTTATGGCTACACGACGAAGAAAGACCTGTCGGGTTGGGGAAGCTTCCTGTTCATGGGCCTGATCGGGATTATCCTGGCCAGTGTCGTGAACATCTTCCTTGGCAGCACGATGCTTCAGTTCGTGATCTCTGGTGCTGGCGTTCTGATCTTTACCGGTCTGACCGCCTATGACACCCAGCGGATCAAGGAAAGCTATCATGCGCACGATGATCAGGCGACCGCAGGCAAAAAAGCCATCTTTGGCGCCCTGCAGCTCTATCTGGACTTCGTGAACCTGTTCGTAATGCTGCTTCAGTTCTTCGGTAATCGCGAATAG
- a CDS encoding multidrug efflux RND transporter permease subunit, with protein MQNISRFFVDRPIFAGVLSVLILLSGLIAMLNLPISEYPEVVPPTVVVEAQFPGANPAEIAQTVASPLEEQINGVEGMLYVNSLATTDGRLSLTVTFEIGTDPDLAQQKVQNRVSQAEPRLPDIVRQLGVTVSKQSPDLTMVVHLLSPNDRYDMLYLRNYATLNVKDQLARIKGVGQVGLFGSGDYAMRIWLNPDKVAERGLTAGDVVSAIQSQNVQVAAGTIGGAPYDTGVQFQLPINVHGRLETPEEFAEIIINRDEDGTVTRLGDVARVELEAQQYALRSLLDNKSAVALPIFASPGSNALEISSNVRATMAELKENFPEGLEYSIVYDPTVFVRSSIKSVIKTLLEAVALVVVVVTIFLQTWRASIIPLLAVPVSIIGTFALMLLLGFSINVLSLFGLILAIGIVVDDAIVVVENVERNIERGLSPRDATVAAMREVTGPIIATSLVITGVFVPIAFISGLTGQFYQQFALTIAIATIISTINSLTLSPALSALLLKGHDAPKDWLTRAMDFVFGWFFRWFNRFFNRSTELYGGGVKRLLGMKTIMMAVYAGLLVLTWQGFQILPSGFIPLQDKQYLVSFAQLPQGATLDRTEEVIREMSEIALAEPGVESAVSFPGLSINGFVNSSSAGIVFVTLTDFAERKSDDLSGLAIAGKLQQKYAALDEAFVAIFPPPPVQGLGTVGGFKLQVQDRSDQGYRALDDAMKQVLAKAWAAPELTGVFSSYNINVPQLQANLDRTKVQQLGIPVDEIFRTMQIYLGSMYVNDFNQFGRTYQVIAQADKPYRSSPEDILRLQTRNADGDMVPLGSVLSVSETFGPDTAMRYNAFRSADLNGNAAPGYSSGEAEAAITKILEETLPPGISYEWTDLTYQQILAGNTAIFIFPICILLVFLVLAAQYESLTLPLAVILIVPMSTLSAAFGVYLFGGDNNIFTQISLFVLAGLASKNAILIVEFARELEHQGRTTVQAAIEASRLRLRPILMTSLAFIMGVVPLVISSGAGSEMRQAIGIAVFSGMLGVTIFGLILTPVFYVLVRKMGRRNEVRSLDGADAQQPAE; from the coding sequence ATGCAGAATATATCCAGATTCTTTGTGGATCGCCCGATTTTCGCTGGCGTTCTATCCGTCCTGATATTGTTATCAGGTTTAATTGCCATGCTGAATTTGCCGATTTCCGAATATCCGGAAGTCGTGCCGCCGACCGTCGTGGTCGAAGCGCAATTCCCCGGTGCAAACCCGGCTGAAATTGCGCAAACCGTCGCCTCCCCGCTTGAAGAACAGATCAACGGGGTCGAGGGGATGCTGTATGTCAACTCGCTGGCAACGACCGATGGCCGTCTCAGCCTGACCGTGACCTTTGAAATCGGGACCGATCCCGATCTGGCACAGCAAAAAGTCCAGAACAGGGTATCGCAGGCCGAACCGCGTTTGCCTGATATCGTCCGTCAGCTTGGCGTGACGGTGTCAAAGCAGTCCCCGGATCTGACGATGGTGGTGCATCTGCTCTCGCCAAATGACCGCTATGACATGCTTTATCTGCGCAACTACGCGACCCTGAATGTCAAGGATCAGCTGGCCCGCATCAAGGGCGTCGGGCAGGTCGGTCTGTTCGGGTCGGGTGACTACGCGATGCGCATCTGGCTTAATCCGGACAAGGTTGCCGAACGCGGCCTGACCGCGGGCGATGTTGTTTCAGCCATTCAAAGCCAGAACGTGCAGGTCGCGGCGGGTACGATTGGCGGCGCACCGTATGATACTGGTGTGCAGTTCCAGTTGCCGATCAATGTTCACGGGCGCCTCGAAACGCCCGAGGAATTTGCCGAAATCATCATCAATCGTGACGAAGACGGCACTGTAACCCGTCTTGGCGATGTCGCCCGGGTCGAGCTGGAGGCACAGCAATACGCCCTGCGTTCCCTGCTTGATAACAAATCGGCCGTCGCCCTTCCGATCTTTGCATCGCCGGGGTCCAACGCGCTTGAAATTTCAAGCAACGTTCGCGCAACCATGGCGGAGCTTAAGGAAAACTTCCCCGAAGGTCTTGAATACAGCATCGTTTACGATCCGACCGTCTTTGTTCGAAGCTCGATCAAGTCGGTGATCAAAACCCTGCTCGAAGCTGTTGCCCTTGTTGTTGTAGTGGTGACAATCTTCCTGCAGACATGGCGTGCCTCGATTATTCCGCTGCTGGCCGTGCCGGTGTCGATTATCGGGACATTTGCCCTGATGCTGTTGCTGGGATTCTCGATCAACGTGCTGTCGTTGTTCGGGCTCATTCTGGCAATCGGGATCGTGGTCGATGATGCCATCGTGGTGGTCGAAAACGTCGAACGTAATATCGAACGTGGTCTTTCGCCGCGCGATGCGACCGTGGCCGCGATGCGCGAAGTCACCGGGCCGATCATTGCGACCTCGCTTGTGATCACCGGCGTCTTCGTTCCGATTGCCTTCATCAGCGGCCTGACCGGGCAGTTCTATCAGCAGTTCGCCCTGACGATCGCCATTGCAACGATCATTTCAACCATCAACTCCCTGACGCTCAGCCCGGCTCTGTCGGCACTTCTGCTGAAAGGGCATGACGCACCGAAAGACTGGCTGACCCGCGCCATGGACTTTGTCTTTGGCTGGTTCTTCCGCTGGTTCAACCGGTTCTTCAACCGCAGTACGGAACTGTATGGCGGGGGTGTCAAACGGTTGCTGGGGATGAAAACCATCATGATGGCGGTTTATGCCGGATTGCTGGTTCTGACCTGGCAGGGTTTCCAGATTTTGCCATCCGGCTTCATTCCGTTGCAGGACAAACAATATCTGGTCAGCTTTGCACAATTGCCGCAGGGCGCGACACTGGACCGTACCGAAGAAGTCATTCGCGAAATGTCTGAAATCGCATTGGCGGAACCCGGTGTCGAAAGTGCCGTGTCCTTCCCCGGCCTGTCGATCAACGGCTTTGTGAATAGCTCAAGTGCCGGCATCGTCTTCGTGACCTTGACCGACTTTGCCGAACGCAAATCCGATGATCTGTCGGGGCTGGCGATTGCCGGAAAGCTGCAACAGAAATATGCCGCACTTGACGAGGCCTTCGTTGCCATCTTCCCGCCACCCCCGGTTCAGGGTCTTGGCACGGTGGGCGGTTTCAAACTGCAGGTGCAGGATCGCAGCGACCAGGGATATCGTGCGCTTGATGACGCCATGAAACAGGTACTGGCCAAGGCATGGGCAGCACCTGAACTGACCGGTGTGTTCTCAAGCTACAATATCAACGTCCCGCAATTGCAGGCCAATCTTGACCGTACAAAGGTTCAGCAGCTCGGCATTCCGGTCGATGAAATCTTCCGGACCATGCAGATCTATCTGGGTTCGATGTATGTCAACGACTTCAACCAGTTCGGTCGTACCTATCAGGTGATCGCACAGGCGGACAAACCCTATCGGTCCAGTCCGGAAGACATCCTGCGTCTGCAAACGCGCAATGCGGATGGCGATATGGTTCCGCTTGGCAGTGTTCTTTCCGTATCCGAAACATTCGGTCCGGATACCGCCATGCGTTACAACGCCTTCCGTTCGGCTGATCTGAACGGCAACGCCGCACCGGGTTATTCCAGTGGCGAGGCCGAGGCCGCGATTACAAAAATCCTGGAAGAAACATTGCCACCGGGAATATCCTATGAATGGACCGACCTGACCTATCAGCAGATTCTGGCGGGTAACACGGCAATCTTCATCTTCCCGATTTGTATTCTGCTGGTCTTCCTTGTTCTGGCGGCCCAGTACGAAAGCCTGACCTTGCCGCTGGCGGTCATCCTGATCGTCCCGATGAGTACGCTTTCGGCTGCCTTTGGTGTCTATCTGTTTGGGGGTGACAACAACATCTTCACCCAGATCAGTCTGTTCGTTCTGGCCGGACTGGCATCAAAGAACGCCATCCTGATTGTCGAGTTTGCCCGCGAACTTGAACATCAGGGCCGGACAACCGTTCAGGCGGCAATCGAAGCCAGCCGCCTGCGCCTGCGACCGATCCTGATGACGTCGCTTGCTTTCATCATGGGCGTTGTCCCGCTGGTGATTTCAAGCGGTGCGGGTTCCGAAATGCGCCAGGCCATCGGCATCGCCGTCTTCTCGGGGATGCTGGGTGTGACCATCTTCGGTCTGATCCTGACACCGGTGTTCTACGTGCTGGTGCGCAAGATGGGCCGACGCAACGAGGTTCGTTCACTTGATGGGGCTGACGCGCAGCAGCCCGCGGAGTAA
- a CDS encoding TetR/AcrR family transcriptional regulator, producing the protein MRNAAETRTKLLETAIQLLWTSSYHDIGVSDVCKHAGVTKGAFYHHFDSKAALFAASARHHWDKGKDELRSIFSPEIAPLDQLNRYIDLVMNKQKTQGVPGDTEVCVCPIFTAGGQVGPEDIEIQDCSRELAEEQIKYLASMIRGLKGEGMLSGDADVTTLARLVFQFVHGTLTYGKVFNCADTVRSDLRVGICRILDLRCEFRDMKAKEAPLSAAE; encoded by the coding sequence ATGAGGAACGCTGCCGAGACCCGGACAAAGCTGCTGGAGACAGCCATACAATTGCTATGGACCAGCAGTTATCACGATATTGGTGTCAGTGATGTCTGCAAGCATGCAGGGGTCACCAAGGGCGCATTCTATCATCATTTTGACAGCAAGGCCGCCCTGTTTGCCGCCTCTGCCCGTCATCACTGGGACAAGGGCAAGGATGAACTCAGATCCATCTTTTCCCCTGAAATCGCCCCGCTTGATCAGTTGAATCGCTATATCGACCTGGTCATGAACAAGCAGAAAACGCAGGGCGTACCGGGCGATACAGAGGTCTGTGTCTGCCCCATCTTTACCGCCGGTGGCCAGGTCGGCCCCGAAGATATCGAAATTCAGGACTGTTCGCGCGAACTGGCCGAGGAACAGATCAAGTATCTTGCCTCGATGATTCGTGGCCTGAAGGGCGAAGGCATGCTTTCGGGCGATGCCGACGTCACGACTCTTGCGCGTCTTGTTTTCCAGTTCGTGCATGGCACGCTGACATATGGCAAGGTTTTTAACTGTGCCGATACTGTTCGGTCTGATTTGCGTGTCGGCATCTGCCGAATCCTTGATTTGCGCTGTGAATTCAGGGATATGAAGGCCAAAGAGGCCCCGTTGTCGGCTGCCGAATAA